TCAGGCCAGCATTGCTGGCCTTTTTTCTTTTCCAGATTCTTCCTTCTTGCCTCTTCTCAAATTTCCTTAAAAAACAACAGCGATCAACTGGGTTCAGTTATACTTACTTGAGTGTTTTAAATCGATAAAGAGTCGTATGGCGCGTGCAAAGAGCTTAGGGTTTACCTTAGTGGAACTGATCGTGGTGATCATTTTAGTGGCGATTGTCTCGCTATATGCTGCGAGTCGTTTTATTGGCCGCGACAGCTTCTCTGCGTTTGTTGCCCAAGAGCAGGTGATCTCGGTTATTCGCCAAGTTCAAGTGACGCGCATGCAATCCAACAGTGCCAGCAGTTGCGCGTCAGATAGCAATACGGCGCTCAGCGTTAGCGCCAACTGTCTGGGTTCTGTCGCCGGTTGCAACCAAGCCAGCGCCCAGCGCAGTGACTGGGTCGCGCTAGAAGGGGTCACTTTTTCCCCGCAGACCGCGTGTTTGGAGTTTGACTTGCTCGGAGAACCTAACCAAGCGGTGACGGTTGATATCCGAGCGGCCAGTTCAACCTGTCGCGTAACGATTGAACGCAATGGTTATGTTTCTTCAGGAGGCTGCAGCTAGTGAAATCAAAGCGATCGATCTCTTGCGGTTTTACCCTAATCGAAAGCGTGATTGTGATTGTGATTATGGGATTAGCCATGATCACTATAGTGAACTTTCTTGCGCCGCAAATCGCCCGCTCAGCGGACCCCCATTACCAAACTCGCGTTGCGGCTCTTGGGCAAAGTGTGATGACGCAAATCCTTGCTCGTGGCTTTGACCATCATAGTGACTTTCAGGGGGGGCGGGTGCGCTGCTCTTCGCTCGACCTTGGCTCAACACAGTGTTCAGGGTTTGGCAGCAGTAGCCGCGTGCTCGGTATTGATAGTGACCGAGGAGAAACCGTGGCTAACCCATTGCAATACGATGATGTTGATGACTTTATCGGCTGC
The sequence above is drawn from the Vibrio sinaloensis genome and encodes:
- a CDS encoding prepilin-type N-terminal cleavage/methylation domain-containing protein, with translation MARAKSLGFTLVELIVVIILVAIVSLYAASRFIGRDSFSAFVAQEQVISVIRQVQVTRMQSNSASSCASDSNTALSVSANCLGSVAGCNQASAQRSDWVALEGVTFSPQTACLEFDLLGEPNQAVTVDIRAASSTCRVTIERNGYVSSGGCS
- a CDS encoding type IV pilus modification PilV family protein; this translates as MKSKRSISCGFTLIESVIVIVIMGLAMITIVNFLAPQIARSADPHYQTRVAALGQSVMTQILARGFDHHSDFQGGRVRCSSLDLGSTQCSGFGSSSRVLGIDSDRGETVANPLQYDDVDDFIGCWTPGATNGCRDLNALLADGGSSYANFRLDIAVQYANGAGATLKQVTLTIAASNQPAIRLVGYRGNY